The Panacibacter microcysteis DNA window TTATTGCAGCCGCAGCGGAAGCGATGAATGCTTCTGCTAAATACACCGTTATTTCAAAATGGATGATGCAACTGATCGGGCTGTTTAACAGGCCACTGAAGGAATCTGTGGAAATGCTCTACCAGAATGAATGGCCATACATCTTTGATTCAGCAAAATTCGATAACGCTTATGGGTTTACGCCCACGCCATACAAAGAAGGTATTAAAGCTACAGCAGCATGGGCACTGCAATCTTAATTTATTGCGCTGCATAATCCATTACCGGGTGGCGTTCAAAAAAATGTTTACCGGTATCGAAAATATACCGGTAAGTAACCATGCGCCTGCTTTGATTGCCGCCCAGCGTTTTGTAGATGTTGAGCATTTTCGGGTTCCAGTCTGCGGCCCAGCCCATTTCGTACATATCGTAAAACCGCTTGCCCTGTATAAAGAGCGCTCCGGCATAGATCATGTAAGAATCAATGCCCAGTGCCTGGAATTTCGGTACAATACCAAAAGCGATACCGGTAAACTTTTTACAGGCGCCCCGTTTCTTCAGCCATAAAAGCTGCAGTTTTTGCAGCAGGCCAAACTTACCATTGAAGTGTTTATAAAATTCATTCAGGTCGGGTATGTTGATCCACATTGCTATGGGCTCGTTTTTATAGTATGCAAACCACACAATTCTTTCATCGAGAATAGGTTTCATTTTATAGAAGAGCTTTTTAACCTGTTCCACACTCATTTCTTTTGCTTCGCCATGCTGTGCCCATGCCGCATTGTACACGGTGGCAAACTCGGCCGCGTGTTTATCGAGGTTTTTAATATCAATATGCCTGGCAGAGTAGCCGGGTTTGGCAGAGAACTTTGCGTAACGCTCCGGGAAGCGTGGCGGCAAAGGCGCATCTATGCTCATGGCATAATAGTACTGGTTGTAGTAATTTTTAAAACCATAGCCTTCCATCAGTTGTTCGTAGTATGGCGGGTTATAAGACATACCATACATAGGCGGCTGATCAAAACCTTCTACCATAAGGCCCCACCATTTGTCACGGTCGCCAAAATTTACAGGGCCATCCATGGCTTCCATACCTTTGCTTTGTAACCATGCTTTGGCTGCATCAAATAATGTGTTGGCCGCACGATGGTCGTTGATGCAATCAAAAAAACCTACGCAGCCCGTAGCAAAGTCGGTACCCTTGTTTACATATTTTGTATGTGTAAAGGCTGCAATGCGGCCGATAAGTTTACCATGATCGTCTTTTAAAATCCAGCGTTTGGTTTCGCCGTATTTATACTGTTTGTTCTTTTCTTTATTGAAAGTGTCATGCACTTCATTGTCTATGGGCCGTATATAATTAGGGTTGTTTTTGTTCATGAGCACATTCACCTTTATAAAATCTGCTGCGGTGGCCGCGCTGTTCACTTCTGTCAGTTGCATACAAATCCTTTTTAGAAAATATGAGGGGCACAAGATATTTATTTTGCCGAATTTGCAGTCATTCTTTACCGCCGGTCTTATGCGCTTATTACTAATCTTTTTTATTTTATTTCCGGCCTGGCATGCCGCTGCGCAGCAGGTGAACTACGACAGTATGCATGAAGTATTACGGCAGGACAGTATTGAATACCAGCAACAGCTAAAAGACGCTAACCGTATAAGAAGGGAAACAGACAGCATACTTAAAAATGATATTGGCAATACACACCGCATAGGACCAGCACCTGACAGCGCAGAAGTTATTAAAGGTCTACGGGAGCTGGCACTAAGAGAGCTGCAGCAACAACAGGCCGGGGCTGAGAAAAGATTTTATCTTATTGCCGGATCTTTTGCTGTACTGCTGGTACTGTTACTAATTGTATTTAAGCGGCGACAGCTGGGTACACAGCACAACAAAAAACCATAGCGGCTGCTATGGTTTTTGCAATATCTTTTTTTCAGTTGCAAACTTTATCTGCACAACAGCTGCTGGCAAATGCTTCTGGCTTGGCTTTAAAGGCAAAACCCATACCCAGTATGTAACCCATTGCTTCCCGCAAGGCATCATTGCTTTTAAACTGCGGGTTTGTGTTTATGTCAGCATGTACTTCCATATCCACGTCGTAACGGATAAACAGGTTACATAGTTCGTAGGCAATTTCAATACTCTTTGCAACTTCTACGAGCATCCTTTCTTTGATGTTGTACTTGTGCCGGGTTTTTTCGTTGTGAATGTACATGAAGCCGCCATTGTGCTCACGCAAAAAAACGATAACGGTTGCAAATTCTGTTTCTGCGCCTTTAACCTGGCTGTCTGTGCCAATACAAACTTTAAGATGGTTACCTTTTTCCGATTCTTTTTTGATAGCCTCTTCTACGGCGTCTTTGATAGGCAGGTTAATTGATTCGCCATTAAATTTTCTCCAACGCATATAAGTGAAGTTTATTCAAGTTACGTATCTATTGTTTCAATAAAACAAGATCATCGTTATCTTCTTATTAACAGACGTGGATAAAGCCGGTGCTACAACTGTAATTTACGGATTTATGTTAGAATGGTTTTATGTACCCGGCTAATGTTTAACAATGAGGCTGTTGTTGCGTCGCACACTTTAACTGCAGGAAGTTTGATGAGCAAACGCGAAGGTTAATGCCACGACCTTACTTAATAACGCACTGCGCAAACAGGAACGCTGCAGCAGCCATGCAAACGGAACGTACAAGGGAGTGACACAACCGGCGATGCCATGAAAAAATACTGCCGGCCAACACATATTTTTCTACCGCTTTTCATGTGCCGGAAAAATGTTGGCGTTAAAATAAACAAAAATACCCGCCGCTATAAAATTGCTGATACTTTTACAGCGTTATCTGTAATGTTGTTCCTGCCTTAACCACTAATATTTACTTTTAAAATATTGCTATGCAGCAAAGCGTACAGTCGCTCTCGCAAAGAGCGGAATATGAGCCTTCGTCGTTCACAAAATTGCTATGGTGGTTAAGTACAGCCGAAAAAGAAATACTGGTTGACTGCGCGGTAGACCGAAACCGTTATGCCATAACAGGCATGGCTGTGCTTGGTACCTGGCTGTTTGCCACACTTGCATGGACGTATTTTTTCTCTACCATTGTTACTGGTTTCTGGCTTGCACTGGCACTGGGCGTTTTTATGGGTGGCATTATACTGGGTATAGACCGCGCACTTATAAAAGGCATTACTGCTGCCAACAAAAACAAAACAATTCCCTTTCTCTTTCGCGGTGCGCTTGCAATAACCATTGGTACTTTTATGGCCCAGCCTGCATTGTTATACCTCTTCGATAAAGAAATACATATGCAGATTTCTCTGGATAATGAGCAGAAGAAAAGAACAAAACTGCAACAACTCGATAGTTTATATGCTGCGCAAAAAACCGGGCTGCTGACTGAGCAAAAAGCCATCGGGCTGCAACTGGATAATAAATATGCGGAAGTAAGCAAATCGAGAGATGCATTTATTGCAGAAACAGATGGAACGGGCGGCACAGGCAAAGTTGGTTTGAGAGACATTGCCAGAGCAAAGCAAAATGAGTACACCAGGCTGGATGAAGCGTACAACCAGTTGAATACTGCAATGCAACCGCGTATGCATGCAATAGACAGCTCGCTTGCTGCCATTGAAACAGGCAAACAGGCAGAACAAAAAAAGTTTGAAGCATTGCTGAATGATGGTTTCCTGGTGCGCATTGAAGCGCTGCAGCACCTGATAGAAAACAACAGTGCTATGGCTTTCCGCTACTACCTGCTGGTAATACTGCTGGTGCTTATTGAGCTGATGCCTGTAATAGCCAAAACCATTTTACCATCTGGCGCATATGATGAAAAAGTAAGGCTGCGGGAAGAAATGGAAAAAGAAATTGCCTACCGCAATACCAAAAAGGAAACAGATTTAAAGGAACTATACAACCAGCTTGCTTTTGAGCAGGACAGCGAATTTATAAAACAATTCCTCGAACAGGCAAAACACGAACGAAAAGAAAAAATGCTGGAGAAGCTCAGCCAGTGGAAGAACCGCGAAGACAAGTCTTTCGATTCGCTCTGGCTAAGCCTTAAAAAAGATTTTCTTACCAAGCAGGAAAACTAATAAAAGAATGCTGTTTTGTACGGGTAGCGGATTTTATACAGGTCTCGCACTTTGGAGAGAATGGTACTGCGCAGTTCATCGAGGTTAAGTCTTTCCGTGGCTGAGATAAAAATGCAGTTGCCATTGGTTTCATTTTCCCAGCGTTCCCGCAGTTCGCGCAGTATCTCGTGGCGCACTTCATCTTCTATCCATTCATCTATATTTTTTTCCTCGTAGAGGTCCATTTTATTAAATACAATAACAATTGGTTTATCAAATGCTTTTAGTTCCTGCAACGTTTTATTTACCACACCAATCTGTTCCTCGTATTGCGGGTGCGAAACATCTACCACATGCAGTAACAGGTCGGCTTCCCTTACTTCATCGAGCGTACTTTTAAAACTTTCTACCAGGTGGTGCGGCAGTTTGCGGATAAAACCAACGGTATCACTCAGCAGGAACGGCGTGTTTTCAAATACTACTTTACGTGTAGTGGTATCGAGTGTAGCAAACAGTTTATTTTCTGAAAACACGTCACTCTTACTTAGCAGGTTCATTAAGGTGCTTTTGCCTACGTTGGTGTAGCCCACCAGTGCCACACGGATAAACTCGCCGCGGTCTTTGCGCTGTGTAAAAGATTGCTTGTCTATTTCTGAAAGCCGCTTTCTAAGCAACGATATCTTATCTTTTACAATACGGCGGTCTGTTTCAATTTCTGTTTCTCCGGGGCCGCGTGTACCAATACCACCACCTTGCCTTTCCAGGTGTTTCCACATGCCTTTCAACCGCGGAAGCAGGTATTGATATTGTGCAAGCTCTACCTGTACCTTGGCCTGTGCGGTTCTTGCGCGGCGGGCAAAAATGTCGAGAATAAGATCGCTGCGGTCGATTGTAACAACGCCCAGTTCCTTTTCAATATTCTGTATCTGCGAGCCCGTAAGTTCATCATCAAAGATCACCAGCGTAATATCTTTGCTTTGTACGTATTGTTTAATTTCTTCCAGCTTTCCCTTGCCTACAAACGTTTTACTCTCTGCGTGTTTCATTTTTTGCATAAAGCGTTTTACCGCTGTTGCGCCTGCAGTCTCCGCTAAAAAAGCCAGTTCATCCAGATATTCTTCTACCTGCTGGTATGTTTGTTCACCCTGCACAAGCCCCACCAGCACTGCCTTATCTTCGGCATCTATTTTCTGTTTTTTTTCTATCAAACCTTTCTTTTTTTGGTAAAGGTAACTCATTAGAAAAAACGTGCCTGAAATTTGAAGCGGAGGAATTCTTTGTGTTACCGGCTGCAGTGCAGGTGGCATCGCCTGTTGTGTCACTCACTTCAACTGTAAAAACTGTGGTGAGCAAACGCGGAGATGATGCAGGAGTATTATTGCAACAAGGTATTTTCTAAACATGATCATTCCCCATTTAAAATGTAAGCGCCTGCAGCAAGGTTATAAGCATGCAGCCACCTGCACATTGCTGCAAAGCGTGTTGCCGTACAAGTGAGTGACACAACCAAAGCCCAATAGTAGCAGTACAGCCGGTAACATAAAAAAACCTGCAGGTATATACCTGCAGGTTTGCAATTTTATGTAGGAATGCCTAGAAACAGTATTTGCCTTCTTCCATCATTTTTTCTGCAATGCGGCGGCGTGCTGCTTTGCTGTTGCAAGGCTCTACTTTTGTATAGCGTTTCAAACCAATGTGCATCATGCGGAGTTCATCGCCATCGGCAAAAGCGTTCAGTGCATCTTTACCAAATTTGTTGATCTCGTCTGCAGCATCGTAGATGTAAGTATTTACAATGTCTTTTTGCAATGCAACAGCCGCATCTCCATACAGGTCGGCAAGTTTCATTACGCGCAGTAAGGCGCTTTCTGCAGTAAAAGTTTTTATAGCCATATCTGCTATGTTCATCAACACTTCCTGTTCTTTATCGAGGTTCATCATCAGTTTCTGAACGGCGGCGCCGGCTACCAGGAGAATGGCTTTTTTAAAGCTGGCTATGTATTTTCTTTCTTTTGCAAACGGCTCGTCATCTATGTCGAAAGAAGGAATGCTCATCAGTTCTTTCGAGATAGCCATTGCAGGGCCCATCAGGTCCAGTTTGCCTTTCATTGCCCGCTTCAGCATCATGTCTACCGTTAACAGCCGGTTGATCTCGTTTGTACCTTCGTAAATACGGTTGATGCGACTGTCCCTGTATGCCTTGCTTATTTCATACTCGTCACTAAAACCGTTTCCACCATGTATCTGTACGCCTTCATCCACACAATAATCAAGCAGCTCGCTACCAAAAACTTTCAGCATGGCGCATTCAATAGCGTATTCTTCTGCGGCGCCCAAAAATGCCAGGTTAAATGGTTTGCCATCGCTGAGCAGCTCTTTTTCTTTATCGTCGATCATCTGGCTTATACGGTAGGTAGAACTTTCTGCTACCCATGTGCGTATGGCCATTTCTGACAGCTTATGTTTGATGGCACCAAAATTTGCAATAGGCTGTTTGAATTGCTCCCTGTTAATAGCGTATTGAAGAGAAAGTTGCGTTACGGCTTTGCCGGCACCCACCGTGGCGGCGCATAATTTATACCGGCCAATGTTTAAGATATTAAACGCAATGATGTGGCCGCGGCCAATTTCGCCGAGCACATTTTCTACAGGTACTTTACAATCCTGGAAATACAATTGCACTGTTGAGGAACCTTTGATGCCCATTTTTTGCTCTTCTGCACCAATAGTAAAACCTTCAAATCCTTTTTCAACAATGAATGCGGTAAACTTGTCTCCATCTATTTTAGCAAATACGGTAAAAATATCAGCAAAGCCACCATTTGTTATCCAGCACTTCTGACCGTTTAAAATGTAATGCTTACCATCTTGGCTTAAAACGGCCGTTGTTTTTGCGCCCAGGGCATCGCTGCCGCTGCCGGGTTCTGTAAGCCCGTAAGCTCCGATGTATTCCCCCGATGTAAGTTTGGGAACGTACTTTTCCCGTTGCGCCTCGGTACCAAAATACAGAATAGGCATTGTACCAATGCCTGTATGCGCCAGGTAAGAAACGGAGAAAGAGTAACCCCTTCCGAGGCCTTCCATTAAAATGCTGGCTGTAACAAAGTCTTTTCCCATGCCGCCATAGGCTTCCGGGATATGCGCTGCGAGTAAGCCCTGTTCTCCTGCTTTTTTCAGGAGCTGCGCACTAAGGGCAGGCTCTTTATCGATTTTTGTATGTAACGGCAGAATTTCTGTTTCCATAAACTGGTAACACATTTCTTCCACCATTTTCTGTTCTTCTGTAAACTGTTCAGGAACGAAAACATCTACCGGTGAACTTTCTTTAATAAGCCATTCACCACCATTTAGCGTTGACACTTGCGTAGGGATATTATTCATAGAATCGCGGTTTTGGAAATCCAAAGACAGGAATAAAAGCAGCGAAGTTTAAAACCGTTTATTAAATAACTGTTGCTATTTGATAAACGGCTTTATAAAGGGATAGATGCTTTAAGTATTCTGTTGCTATGGATTACTGTACTGCGCATTATTCAATTGTCATGCCACACTGCCACGCACGTTAAAAGCAGTATTTTCTTTCTGCAATTAGTTTATCGGCAATACGCCTTCTTGCGGCTTTAGTATTAAACGGTTCCACTTTTGTAAATCTTTTCAGACCGATATGCATCATACGCAGTTCATCACCTTCTGCAAATGCATTTAACGCGTCTTTTCCATTCTTGCTGATACGGTCTGCAGCATCATACATATAAACGTTCATTATATCTGTTTGCAATGCTGCATTGTCTCCTTTATCAGCCATCTTCATCACACGCAGCAATGCGCTTTCTGCATTGTAAGCGTCTATTGCCATATCAGCAATATTCATTAAAACCTCCTGTTCTTTATCCAGGTTCATCATGAGCTTTTGAACCGCCGCTCCTGCAACGAGTAAAATGGCTTTTTTAAAGTTTGTGACATATTTTTTTTCTTTTGCAAAGGCACCTTCTTCTTCCTCAAAAGAAGGAATGCTCATCAGCTCTTTGGCCACATTCATAGCAGGACCCATGAGGTCGAGCTTACCTTTTAATGCCCGTTTTAATACCATGTCCACAGTAAGGAGGCGGTTGATCTCGTTTGTGCCTTCGTAAATGCGGTTTATGCGGCTATCCCTGTAAGCGCGGCTTATTTCGTATTCGTCGCTGAACCCGTTTCCGCCGTGTATCTGTACACCTTCGTCTACACAGTAATCCAACACTTCACTGCCATATACTTTGATCATGGCACATTCTATGGCATATTCTTCCGCAGCGCCGAGGTAGGCTTTTTCAAAAGATAAACCTGTGGCTGCCAGTTCTTCTTCGCGGTCAACAATGTTTTTGCCTGTTCTGTACAATGCACTGTCGCCGATCCAGCATAGAATGGCCATCTCTGCAAGTTTATATTTAATGGCGCCAAAATTTGATATAGACGTTTTAAACTGTTCCCTTTCTATCGCATACTTTAGTGATACGTTCAAGGCTTCTTTTGCGCCGCCCAGTGTGGCCGCACCAAGTTTGTAGCGGCCGGTATTGAGAATATTGAAAGCGATTACGTGCCCGCGGCCAATTTCACCCAGTACATTTTCTACCGGAACTTTACAATCCTGGAAGTACAATTGTACGGTAGATGATCCTTTGATACCCATTTTGTGTTCTTCCGGACCTTGTGTAAAACCTTCGAAGCCCCTTTCTACAATGAATGCTGTAAACTTATCTCCATCAATCTTTGCAAAGACTGTGTAAACATCAGCAAAACCTCCGTTGGTGATCCAGCATTTTTGACCGTTTAGTATATAATGCTTGCCATCTTCGCTTAATCTTGCTGTTGTTTTTGCACCTAATGCATCGCTGCCGCTGTTTGGCTCTGTTAGCCCGTACGCCCCTTTCCATTCTGCACTGGTAAGTTTGGGCATGTACTGTTCTTTTTGTGCATCTGTACCAAAATAAAGAATGGGCATAGACCCGATGCCGGTATGGGCTGTAAATGCCACGCAGAAAGAATACCCGCGTCCAAAGCTGGAGTTGATTATTGTAGAGGTTATCAGGTCTTTTCCCAAACCGCCGTATTGCTCAGGTACGCCTGCGCCTATCAAGCCAAGCTCACCGGATTTCTCGAGCAGGCCGGGCATAAGACCTGGTTCCATTTTTTCCAGGCGGTTTATAATGGGGTACACCTCTGTTTCTATAAACTGGTGAGACATGTCTTCGATCATCTTCTGCTCTTCAGAAAAATCTTCTATGGTAAACACATCTGCAGGATCTGTGTCTTTGATAAGCCATTCGGCGCCGTTTAAAGCTTTTGTTGTGGTTTGCATATACTTTTTGATTTGGAGGGAAGAAAATGCGATTTATAATTAAGGCTTTGTTATGGTTAACTTCTTCGATTGATGAACAGTACTGCCCGATAACGCTTACGTGGTAATGCCCGGAGCTGCCGAATAATGAGCTGTTGTACAAGTGTGCGACGCAACCAAAGCCTGATGCATATTCCAATGCCGGGCCCAAAATTTCTTTTATTCTTTCTTATGTTTCAGGTTATCGTACACGCGGTACAGTACTTTTTTTGCTGTTTCTATTTCAGTCTTCGAAAGGCCACTGAGCGCTTCGTCCATTGTTTGATTAGCCAGGTCGATGGTAAGTGTTTGCAGATCCCTGGCCGCAGGTGTAAGACAGATCAGGTTTTTCCTGCGGTCTTCTTTTGATGCCATGCGTTTTACCAGCTTTTGTTTTTCCAGATTATCGATAAGCCTGGTCATGCTGGGCTTATCGCGGTAGGTGCGTTTGCAAAGATCCTGCTGGCTGATGCAATCTTCCTGCCACAGGTGGTACAATATGCTCCATTGCTCTATAGTGATGTCGAGCACAGCTTCGCGAAAATGCTTTTGCAAACGACGCGCTATGGCACTGCTGGCAATACCATTAATAACACTATATAATTCCTCGCTTTTAAAATGGTTGTTTGGCATACAGTTCGTTATGCAACTAATTCAAATTTCTACTATCTTTACCAGACCACCAAAGAATAAAGTATTTAATTTTCTTAAAAATTCTTAATACCGTTTTCATTGCTTACGCGGTTTATCAGTTATAAAAATTCCGAGATCTGCTTTCACATCTACGGCACGGGAAGCCGTGTGGCCGTTTGCTTTCATGGGTTTGGGGAAGATGCCGCAACGTTTGAACCGCTTCAACATTTTATTGGAGATACTTACACTTTTTTGTGTATCAACCTGCCATACCATGCATGCACAGTATGGAACGGGGGTTTAACTTTTACACCGCAGGATTTGTTTGCCATTATTGACCTGGCACTTGCTGAAGGGGGCATTACCACTACCGCAGGCATCACATTATGTGGGTACAGCATGGGTGGCAGAATTGCACTGGGCCTGTTGCAAAGCAACCCGGAAAAGATAAACCAGGCTGTATTGATTGCACCTGATGGCCTGCATACTAATTTCTGGTATTTTATGGCAACACAAACCGCACCTGGCAACTGGTTGTTTAAAGTAACCATGCAAAACCCTGCATGGTTTTTTGCCCTGGTAAATATTGGGAAAGCCATGGGCCTGCTTAATAAGAGCATTGTGAAATTTGTGCACTATTATCTCGATGATAAGGCAGTAAGGGCATTGTTATATAAGCGGTGGACAACTTTACGAAAGTTTAACCCCTCAAAAAAAAGGTTCCGGGAAGCCGTTTCAGCGCATACCATCCATGTACATTTCATTTTCGGGGCGCACGACAGGATCATACTCAGCAAACGTGCACACCCGTTTGCAACAGGTTTACCAATGGTAAAGCAAACCATCTTACCAACCGGCCACTCATTGCTAAAGGAGCAACATATTAAGAATATAGCAGCGGCATTCTGCTGATAATTTATTTCTTTGCATCCTATGTGGACCATTGTTACATATGTGGCGATTATACTGGTGGTTTTATACTGCCTGCTTATATTACTTTACACCGTTTTATTTACGACCTTAAAATTATTTGTACCACAGCAGCATGCTTCGCCTTTAAATAGTTTCTCCATCATAATTCCTGCAAGAAACGAAGCGGCAAATATTGCCGCCTGCGTGCAATCTGTACTTGCAAATAACTACCCTGGCGATATGTTTGAAGTAATTGTTATTGATGACTTTTCTACAGACAGCACGGCAGCAATCGTACAACGACTACAACAGCAAAACAGCAATGTAAGGTTATTGCAACTGAAAGATTTTATTGACAGTAAGCAAAACTCATACAAAAAGAAGGCAATAGAACTTGCCGTAA harbors:
- a CDS encoding ribonuclease H-like YkuK family protein; amino-acid sequence: MRWRKFNGESINLPIKDAVEEAIKKESEKGNHLKVCIGTDSQVKGAETEFATVIVFLREHNGGFMYIHNEKTRHKYNIKERMLVEVAKSIEIAYELCNLFIRYDVDMEVHADINTNPQFKSNDALREAMGYILGMGFAFKAKPEAFASSCCADKVCN
- a CDS encoding DUF4407 domain-containing protein; its protein translation is MQQSVQSLSQRAEYEPSSFTKLLWWLSTAEKEILVDCAVDRNRYAITGMAVLGTWLFATLAWTYFFSTIVTGFWLALALGVFMGGIILGIDRALIKGITAANKNKTIPFLFRGALAITIGTFMAQPALLYLFDKEIHMQISLDNEQKKRTKLQQLDSLYAAQKTGLLTEQKAIGLQLDNKYAEVSKSRDAFIAETDGTGGTGKVGLRDIARAKQNEYTRLDEAYNQLNTAMQPRMHAIDSSLAAIETGKQAEQKKFEALLNDGFLVRIEALQHLIENNSAMAFRYYLLVILLVLIELMPVIAKTILPSGAYDEKVRLREEMEKEIAYRNTKKETDLKELYNQLAFEQDSEFIKQFLEQAKHERKEKMLEKLSQWKNREDKSFDSLWLSLKKDFLTKQEN
- the hflX gene encoding GTPase HflX; the protein is MIEKKQKIDAEDKAVLVGLVQGEQTYQQVEEYLDELAFLAETAGATAVKRFMQKMKHAESKTFVGKGKLEEIKQYVQSKDITLVIFDDELTGSQIQNIEKELGVVTIDRSDLILDIFARRARTAQAKVQVELAQYQYLLPRLKGMWKHLERQGGGIGTRGPGETEIETDRRIVKDKISLLRKRLSEIDKQSFTQRKDRGEFIRVALVGYTNVGKSTLMNLLSKSDVFSENKLFATLDTTTRKVVFENTPFLLSDTVGFIRKLPHHLVESFKSTLDEVREADLLLHVVDVSHPQYEEQIGVVNKTLQELKAFDKPIVIVFNKMDLYEEKNIDEWIEDEVRHEILRELRERWENETNGNCIFISATERLNLDELRSTILSKVRDLYKIRYPYKTAFFY
- a CDS encoding acyl-CoA dehydrogenase family protein; protein product: MNNIPTQVSTLNGGEWLIKESSPVDVFVPEQFTEEQKMVEEMCYQFMETEILPLHTKIDKEPALSAQLLKKAGEQGLLAAHIPEAYGGMGKDFVTASILMEGLGRGYSFSVSYLAHTGIGTMPILYFGTEAQREKYVPKLTSGEYIGAYGLTEPGSGSDALGAKTTAVLSQDGKHYILNGQKCWITNGGFADIFTVFAKIDGDKFTAFIVEKGFEGFTIGAEEQKMGIKGSSTVQLYFQDCKVPVENVLGEIGRGHIIAFNILNIGRYKLCAATVGAGKAVTQLSLQYAINREQFKQPIANFGAIKHKLSEMAIRTWVAESSTYRISQMIDDKEKELLSDGKPFNLAFLGAAEEYAIECAMLKVFGSELLDYCVDEGVQIHGGNGFSDEYEISKAYRDSRINRIYEGTNEINRLLTVDMMLKRAMKGKLDLMGPAMAISKELMSIPSFDIDDEPFAKERKYIASFKKAILLVAGAAVQKLMMNLDKEQEVLMNIADMAIKTFTAESALLRVMKLADLYGDAAVALQKDIVNTYIYDAADEINKFGKDALNAFADGDELRMMHIGLKRYTKVEPCNSKAARRRIAEKMMEEGKYCF
- a CDS encoding acyl-CoA dehydrogenase family protein, encoding MQTTTKALNGAEWLIKDTDPADVFTIEDFSEEQKMIEDMSHQFIETEVYPIINRLEKMEPGLMPGLLEKSGELGLIGAGVPEQYGGLGKDLITSTIINSSFGRGYSFCVAFTAHTGIGSMPILYFGTDAQKEQYMPKLTSAEWKGAYGLTEPNSGSDALGAKTTARLSEDGKHYILNGQKCWITNGGFADVYTVFAKIDGDKFTAFIVERGFEGFTQGPEEHKMGIKGSSTVQLYFQDCKVPVENVLGEIGRGHVIAFNILNTGRYKLGAATLGGAKEALNVSLKYAIEREQFKTSISNFGAIKYKLAEMAILCWIGDSALYRTGKNIVDREEELAATGLSFEKAYLGAAEEYAIECAMIKVYGSEVLDYCVDEGVQIHGGNGFSDEYEISRAYRDSRINRIYEGTNEINRLLTVDMVLKRALKGKLDLMGPAMNVAKELMSIPSFEEEEGAFAKEKKYVTNFKKAILLVAGAAVQKLMMNLDKEQEVLMNIADMAIDAYNAESALLRVMKMADKGDNAALQTDIMNVYMYDAADRISKNGKDALNAFAEGDELRMMHIGLKRFTKVEPFNTKAARRRIADKLIAERKYCF
- a CDS encoding MarR family winged helix-turn-helix transcriptional regulator — protein: MPNNHFKSEELYSVINGIASSAIARRLQKHFREAVLDITIEQWSILYHLWQEDCISQQDLCKRTYRDKPSMTRLIDNLEKQKLVKRMASKEDRRKNLICLTPAARDLQTLTIDLANQTMDEALSGLSKTEIETAKKVLYRVYDNLKHKKE
- a CDS encoding alpha/beta fold hydrolase, which encodes MLTRFISYKNSEICFHIYGTGSRVAVCFHGFGEDAATFEPLQHFIGDTYTFLCINLPYHACTVWNGGLTFTPQDLFAIIDLALAEGGITTTAGITLCGYSMGGRIALGLLQSNPEKINQAVLIAPDGLHTNFWYFMATQTAPGNWLFKVTMQNPAWFFALVNIGKAMGLLNKSIVKFVHYYLDDKAVRALLYKRWTTLRKFNPSKKRFREAVSAHTIHVHFIFGAHDRIILSKRAHPFATGLPMVKQTILPTGHSLLKEQHIKNIAAAFC